Part of the Acidimicrobiales bacterium genome is shown below.
CCAGAGCCGTGCCTTCATCTTCAAGATGGTCTCTCCGACCACGGAGAAGCGAAAGTGGCCGGGTTCGATGAGCCCCGCGTGAACCGGTCCGACGGGGATCTCGTAGACGCCGGAACCCTGCACCTCGACGAACGGGTACGAGCCGGCGTCGTCGACCATGACGGGCACCGGGCCGGCGTCCTGTCGCATGGGGTACCAACCCTCGGGCCAGTGTTGATGGAGGACCAGACGTCGGAGGAACGGGTGGCCGATCGGCACGATGCCGAACAGGTCGTGCATCTCGCGTTCGAACCGGCCCGCCGGGAACGAGATTCCCGCCAGCGAGGGGACCTGCGGCCGTCGGCGGTCGACTGCCACCGTCAGTTCGAGGCGCCGGTCGGGGGGCCCGGACGTGAAGAGGTACGTGACGCGCAACGGTCCGGACGCGTCGACGGCGGCCACGAGCGCCAGGCGGTATCCCTGCCGGAGGAGATCGGTGGCCGAGGCGAGCAACTCGTCCGCCGGCAGCTCCACGGACTGCCGGGAGCCGCCGGGGTGCTCGATGCCCGGTGGCAGCACGGGCGCGCCGGTCATGGCGCCACGACGTGCGCCGCCGCGTGGAGCAGGGGTTGGAGCGGCCACGCCGAGACTCCGATGAAGGCGCAGCCCACGAGACCGCCGACGAGGGGAACGGCGACGAGCGCGGGGGTCGTCAGCGGACCTTGCGTACCCCTGGGACCGAGCAGAAGGTGACGGCCATGGGACATGACGGCGGCGAAGATCACCACCATGCAGACCAGTGAGGCCGCGGCCGCCCAGCCCAGCCCGACCTGGAATTCCGCACGCAGCATGTTGAGCTCGCTCACGAACAGGCTGAACGGCGGGAGGCCGAGCAGTGCCACGAGGCCGAACCCGAAGATGCCGCCGAGCACGGGTCGACGGCTCAACAGGGCCGGGACGCGCTCGATCTCGCTCGTGCCCTCGGTCAGCAGGATCTCACCCGAGGCCAGGAACAGCACTCCCTTGGCCAGGCCGTGGCCCAGGACGTGGAGGAGCACGGCGGCGATGGCCAACGGTGAGCCTGCCGCCGCCCCCAGGGCGATGAGACCCATGTGCTCGACGCTGTGGTACGCGAGCATCCGTTTGTAGTCCCGCTGGGTGAGCAGCAGCGACGCCGCCACGAGGAGCGACAGCAGGCCGACGACGACGAGCAGGGTGCGGGGGAACGCCGGGCCGAGCGCACCATCGGCGATCACCTTGAAGCGCAGGATCCCGTAGAAGGCGACGGTCAGGAGCACCCCGGACATGAGGGCGGACACCGGGGCGGGGGCCTGGCTGTGGGCGTCGGGCAGCCAGCTGTGCATCGGCACCAGACCGACCTTCGTGCCGTAGCCGAGCACCACCAGCGCGAAGGCCAGGCGCATGACCCCGGGATCGAGCCGGTGCGACTGCGCGACGAGCGACGTCCAATCGAGGGGGTGCGGACCGTGCCCGCCGACATGGAGCGTGGCGAGGTAGACGAGCACGGTGCCCAGGAAAGCCAAGGCGATCCCGACGGAGCAGATCACGATGTACTTCCACGAGGCCTCGAGCGACGACCGGGTGCGCCGATGCCCGACCAGGAAGGTCGTGACCACCGTCGTGGCTTCGACGGCCACCCACAGCA
Proteins encoded:
- a CDS encoding proton-conducting transporter membrane subunit, whose protein sequence is MLVALLALPVACGLVCGGAPWRRGLGWLGTAAASGVLVTAAVLAVDVVRTGPVTGLGGFLRADALSAFMVVVIGVIAVLATWQGVRYLDAEVAAGRSSRRHASLYLVLVQAFLATMLLAVLAANLGVLWVAVEATTVVTTFLVGHRRTRSSLEASWKYIVICSVGIALAFLGTVLVYLATLHVGGHGPHPLDWTSLVAQSHRLDPGVMRLAFALVVLGYGTKVGLVPMHSWLPDAHSQAPAPVSALMSGVLLTVAFYGILRFKVIADGALGPAFPRTLLVVVGLLSLLVAASLLLTQRDYKRMLAYHSVEHMGLIALGAAAGSPLAIAAVLLHVLGHGLAKGVLFLASGEILLTEGTSEIERVPALLSRRPVLGGIFGFGLVALLGLPPFSLFVSELNMLRAEFQVGLGWAAAASLVCMVVIFAAVMSHGRHLLLGPRGTQGPLTTPALVAVPLVGGLVGCAFIGVSAWPLQPLLHAAAHVVAP